In Triticum aestivum cultivar Chinese Spring chromosome 5B, IWGSC CS RefSeq v2.1, whole genome shotgun sequence, the following proteins share a genomic window:
- the LOC123115518 gene encoding uncharacterized protein isoform X2, whose product MDKEKGEVEEEEKEKERSLVSIMKTKPLVPGSGRARARVVSLPRKRAKDYGNVPLAELLLRAMEHDKQAEKDYEEEEENGEDEDEQGTLFEEEEDSSYFAVKALSVMLCKIALFGCQRSIFLLYKVQRRSCPKLKSHDVQFFLSHIYLFHFYTFHRRKLIFSSL is encoded by the exons ATGGACAAGGAAAAAGGGGAagtagaggaggaggagaaggagaaggagagaagCTTGGTGTCCATTATGAAGACTAAGCCGCTTGTCCCAGGAAgcggaagggcaagggcaagggttGTGTCGCTGCCGAGGAAGCGGGCCAAGGATTACGGCAATGTCCCGCTCGCCGAGTTGTTATTAAGG GCAATGGAGCATGATAAGCAAGCGGAGAAGGAttatgaagaggaggaagagaatGGGGAGGACGAGGATGAGCAAGGTACTTTGTTTGAGGAGGAGGAAGATTCTTCTTATTTTGCTGTCAAAGCGCTAAGTGTTATGCTATGCAAAATTGCATTGTTTGGCTGTCAACGTTCAATATTTTTGTTGTATAAAGTTCAAAGGAGGAGCTGTCCAAAATTAAAAAGCCATGATGTTCAATTCTTTCTTAGTCATATATATTTGTTCCATTTCTACACTTTTCATAGAAGAAAGCTTATTTTTTCATCACTATGA
- the LOC123115518 gene encoding uncharacterized protein isoform X1: protein MDKEKGEVEEEEKEKERSLVSIMKTKPLVPGSGRARARVVSLPRKRAKDYGNVPLAELLLRVKKILHLNVLLTLPMPRAAPTPPSAAGRKISRPLPTKPTISSKTSAMRRCADDHIRGPSFAMEHDKQAEKDYEEEEENGEDEDEQGTLFEEEEDSSYFAVKALSVMLCKIALFGCQRSIFLLYKVQRRSCPKLKSHDVQFFLSHIYLFHFYTFHRRKLIFSSL from the exons ATGGACAAGGAAAAAGGGGAagtagaggaggaggagaaggagaaggagagaagCTTGGTGTCCATTATGAAGACTAAGCCGCTTGTCCCAGGAAgcggaagggcaagggcaagggttGTGTCGCTGCCGAGGAAGCGGGCCAAGGATTACGGCAATGTCCCGCTCGCCGAGTTGTTATTAAGGGTAAAAAAGATCCTCCACCTTAACGTCTTGCTGACCCTGCCGATGCCAAGAGCCGCACCAACCCCACCATCCGCCGCTGGACGGAAGATCTCAAGACCTCTGCCTACCAAGCCGACCATCTCCTCGAAAACTTCCGCTATGCGGCGCTGTGCCGATGACCACATCCGCGGCCCCTCCTTT GCAATGGAGCATGATAAGCAAGCGGAGAAGGAttatgaagaggaggaagagaatGGGGAGGACGAGGATGAGCAAGGTACTTTGTTTGAGGAGGAGGAAGATTCTTCTTATTTTGCTGTCAAAGCGCTAAGTGTTATGCTATGCAAAATTGCATTGTTTGGCTGTCAACGTTCAATATTTTTGTTGTATAAAGTTCAAAGGAGGAGCTGTCCAAAATTAAAAAGCCATGATGTTCAATTCTTTCTTAGTCATATATATTTGTTCCATTTCTACACTTTTCATAGAAGAAAGCTTATTTTTTCATCACTATGA